A window of Castanea sativa cultivar Marrone di Chiusa Pesio chromosome 1, ASM4071231v1 contains these coding sequences:
- the LOC142617163 gene encoding uncharacterized protein LOC142617163 isoform X2: protein MLVANSFDLWQKDSFFCAAEEVQESTDILESAYRTWMRQKRETLSPECLDELCRELQTALGTAKWQLEEFERAVRLSYGHRSDDSTMARHRQFISAIENQISRVEAALRESFDEEGKQPLRWVNLDEDECDDLAAFLSGTSQSLQSTKEDCLELRPSTKSSLLDNTQRKDADLNLNASCSRGFSDEMKSFKDVSSISKDKSNVINIEANEIPLRRDDIICQADRTTNSRRTWSSPNFGELKIIIPDEDEQVDKPVLSINDTPKEKRSKPLFWKQRRGEFFQVQGPVNLFNQLFGRAGGFQRQLQSPIHLPFRCSVQVTLAFMLTIFLIVPFLFYSA, encoded by the exons ATGTTGGTGGCAAATAGCTTTGATCTATGGCAAAAGGACTCATTTTTTTGTGCTGCCGAGGAGGTTCAGGAATCTACagatat ACTGGAATCAGCATACAGGACATGGATGAGACAGAAGAGAGAAACACTATCACCAGAGTGTTTGGATGAACTCTGTAGGGAGCTGCAAACTGCTTTAGGCACTGCTAAATGGcag TTGGAAGAGTTTGAGAGGGCTGTCAGGTTGAGCTATGGACATCGCAGTGATGACAGTACAATGGCCAGGCATAGACAATTTATTTCTGCCATTGAAAACCAAATATCACGTGTTGAAGCAGCATTAAGGGAATCTTTTGATGAGGAAGGAAAGCAACCCCTTCGGTGGGTGAATCTAGATGAAGATGAATGTGATGACTTGGCCGCATTTCTCTCTGGAACCTCCCAAAGCTTGCAAAGTACAAAAGAGGATTGTTTAGAGCTCAGACCTTCCACGAAAAGCTCTCTTCTGGATAACACTCAGAGAAAAGATGCAGACCTTAATCTCAATGCTTCCTGCAGCAGAGGATTTTCTGATGAAATGAAAAGTTTTAAAGATGTTAGTAGTATTAGTAAGGACAAAAGTAATGTCATAAATATAGAAGCAAATGAAATTCCCTTAAGGAGGGATGATATAATTTGTCAAGCAGATAGAACAACTAATTCAAGGAGAACGTGGAGCTCACCAAATTTTGGTGAATTGAAGATAATAATTCCTGATGAAGATGAACAGGTAGACAAACCAGTGCTGAGCATCAATGACACTCCTAAGGAAAAAAGGTCAAAACCTCTCTTTTGGAAGCAAAGGCGTGGGGAATTTTTTCAGGTCCAGGGACCTGTTAATTTGTTCAATCAG CTCTTTGGTCGGGCTGGTGGGTTCCAGAGACAATTGCAGAGTCCAATACACTTGCCATTCCGTTGTTCTGTACAAGTTACACTTGCTTTTATGCTAACTATCTTTTTGATTG taccttttttattttattcagcTTGA
- the LOC142617163 gene encoding uncharacterized protein LOC142617163 isoform X1 has protein sequence MLVANSFDLWQKDSFFCAAEEVQESTDILESAYRTWMRQKRETLSPECLDELCRELQTALGTAKWQLEEFERAVRLSYGHRSDDSTMARHRQFISAIENQISRVEAALRESFDEEGKQPLRWVNLDEDECDDLAAFLSGTSQSLQSTKEDCLELRPSTKSSLLDNTQRKDADLNLNASCSRGFSDEMKSFKDVSSISKDKSNVINIEANEIPLRRDDIICQADRTTNSRRTWSSPNFGELKIIIPDEDEQVDKPVLSINDTPKEKRSKPLFWKQRRGEFFQVQGPVNLFNQFNVLQLFGRAGGFQRQLQSPIHLPFRCSVQVTLAFMLTIFLIVPFLFYSA, from the exons ATGTTGGTGGCAAATAGCTTTGATCTATGGCAAAAGGACTCATTTTTTTGTGCTGCCGAGGAGGTTCAGGAATCTACagatat ACTGGAATCAGCATACAGGACATGGATGAGACAGAAGAGAGAAACACTATCACCAGAGTGTTTGGATGAACTCTGTAGGGAGCTGCAAACTGCTTTAGGCACTGCTAAATGGcag TTGGAAGAGTTTGAGAGGGCTGTCAGGTTGAGCTATGGACATCGCAGTGATGACAGTACAATGGCCAGGCATAGACAATTTATTTCTGCCATTGAAAACCAAATATCACGTGTTGAAGCAGCATTAAGGGAATCTTTTGATGAGGAAGGAAAGCAACCCCTTCGGTGGGTGAATCTAGATGAAGATGAATGTGATGACTTGGCCGCATTTCTCTCTGGAACCTCCCAAAGCTTGCAAAGTACAAAAGAGGATTGTTTAGAGCTCAGACCTTCCACGAAAAGCTCTCTTCTGGATAACACTCAGAGAAAAGATGCAGACCTTAATCTCAATGCTTCCTGCAGCAGAGGATTTTCTGATGAAATGAAAAGTTTTAAAGATGTTAGTAGTATTAGTAAGGACAAAAGTAATGTCATAAATATAGAAGCAAATGAAATTCCCTTAAGGAGGGATGATATAATTTGTCAAGCAGATAGAACAACTAATTCAAGGAGAACGTGGAGCTCACCAAATTTTGGTGAATTGAAGATAATAATTCCTGATGAAGATGAACAGGTAGACAAACCAGTGCTGAGCATCAATGACACTCCTAAGGAAAAAAGGTCAAAACCTCTCTTTTGGAAGCAAAGGCGTGGGGAATTTTTTCAGGTCCAGGGACCTGTTAATTTGTTCAATCAG TTCAATGTGTTGCAGCTCTTTGGTCGGGCTGGTGGGTTCCAGAGACAATTGCAGAGTCCAATACACTTGCCATTCCGTTGTTCTGTACAAGTTACACTTGCTTTTATGCTAACTATCTTTTTGATTG taccttttttattttattcagcTTGA
- the LOC142617163 gene encoding uncharacterized protein LOC142617163 isoform X3: protein MRQKRETLSPECLDELCRELQTALGTAKWQLEEFERAVRLSYGHRSDDSTMARHRQFISAIENQISRVEAALRESFDEEGKQPLRWVNLDEDECDDLAAFLSGTSQSLQSTKEDCLELRPSTKSSLLDNTQRKDADLNLNASCSRGFSDEMKSFKDVSSISKDKSNVINIEANEIPLRRDDIICQADRTTNSRRTWSSPNFGELKIIIPDEDEQVDKPVLSINDTPKEKRSKPLFWKQRRGEFFQVQGPVNLFNQFNVLQLFGRAGGFQRQLQSPIHLPFRCSVQVTLAFMLTIFLIVPFLFYSA from the exons ATGAGACAGAAGAGAGAAACACTATCACCAGAGTGTTTGGATGAACTCTGTAGGGAGCTGCAAACTGCTTTAGGCACTGCTAAATGGcag TTGGAAGAGTTTGAGAGGGCTGTCAGGTTGAGCTATGGACATCGCAGTGATGACAGTACAATGGCCAGGCATAGACAATTTATTTCTGCCATTGAAAACCAAATATCACGTGTTGAAGCAGCATTAAGGGAATCTTTTGATGAGGAAGGAAAGCAACCCCTTCGGTGGGTGAATCTAGATGAAGATGAATGTGATGACTTGGCCGCATTTCTCTCTGGAACCTCCCAAAGCTTGCAAAGTACAAAAGAGGATTGTTTAGAGCTCAGACCTTCCACGAAAAGCTCTCTTCTGGATAACACTCAGAGAAAAGATGCAGACCTTAATCTCAATGCTTCCTGCAGCAGAGGATTTTCTGATGAAATGAAAAGTTTTAAAGATGTTAGTAGTATTAGTAAGGACAAAAGTAATGTCATAAATATAGAAGCAAATGAAATTCCCTTAAGGAGGGATGATATAATTTGTCAAGCAGATAGAACAACTAATTCAAGGAGAACGTGGAGCTCACCAAATTTTGGTGAATTGAAGATAATAATTCCTGATGAAGATGAACAGGTAGACAAACCAGTGCTGAGCATCAATGACACTCCTAAGGAAAAAAGGTCAAAACCTCTCTTTTGGAAGCAAAGGCGTGGGGAATTTTTTCAGGTCCAGGGACCTGTTAATTTGTTCAATCAG TTCAATGTGTTGCAGCTCTTTGGTCGGGCTGGTGGGTTCCAGAGACAATTGCAGAGTCCAATACACTTGCCATTCCGTTGTTCTGTACAAGTTACACTTGCTTTTATGCTAACTATCTTTTTGATTG taccttttttattttattcagcTTGA